In a single window of the Candidatus Nanosynbacter featherlites genome:
- a CDS encoding AtpZ/AtpI family protein: MAEKPKVQSDQKTDVDATAVMMKTIIGTTWRMFVPSIGLMLVGLWADLILHTKPWLMIAGIIMGLATSAALIYQQIRFIKQREANQ, encoded by the coding sequence ATGGCTGAAAAACCTAAGGTTCAGAGCGACCAAAAAACAGACGTAGATGCCACTGCGGTTATGATGAAAACTATCATCGGGACGACGTGGCGCATGTTTGTGCCGAGCATCGGTCTGATGTTGGTGGGGCTGTGGGCCGATCTGATTCTGCACACCAAACCCTGGCTGATGATTGCAGGGATTATCATGGGTCTGGCGACGTCAGCAGCATTGATTTATCAACAAATACGATTCATAAAACAGAGAGAGGCTAATCAATGA
- the atpG gene encoding ATP synthase F1 subunit gamma, translating to MPSTRALKNRIRSVDSTKQITKAMQLVAASKMRRSQEADKASAPYTMAAEELLSYLASQGVTDNHPLFKRRKITKRLIIVIASDKGLAGAYNTNVLKKYLELLKRDDERGIENLTLTVGRRASQFASRLKDTKVVGNYDNLPDQPTGLTFHTILNTAISMFENGEVDAVTLVYTRFVNSMVQTAELSRLLPAGTKALVDPSEVSNTVSDAKYEPSIPEVLDAVAYRLTGARLFQALLDARASEHSMRMMAMKNATDNASDLVDDLTLAMNKARQGAITQELAEISGGVEAMEQ from the coding sequence ATGCCGAGTACTCGTGCGCTGAAAAATCGCATTCGCTCAGTGGATTCGACCAAGCAAATCACTAAGGCGATGCAGTTGGTGGCGGCCAGCAAAATGCGCCGTTCACAAGAGGCGGACAAGGCATCAGCTCCCTACACCATGGCAGCCGAGGAGTTGCTGAGCTACTTGGCCAGCCAAGGTGTAACTGATAACCACCCACTGTTTAAGCGCCGCAAAATCACTAAGCGCTTGATCATCGTCATTGCCAGCGACAAAGGCCTGGCTGGTGCGTATAATACCAATGTTCTGAAGAAATATCTGGAGCTGCTGAAACGCGACGATGAGCGCGGCATTGAGAATCTTACCTTGACCGTCGGCCGCCGAGCTTCGCAGTTTGCATCACGCTTGAAGGATACCAAAGTGGTGGGTAATTATGATAATTTGCCAGACCAACCAACAGGACTTACTTTTCACACGATTTTGAACACTGCCATCAGCATGTTTGAGAATGGCGAGGTTGACGCGGTGACGTTGGTGTATACACGATTTGTGAATAGCATGGTGCAAACAGCGGAACTGTCGCGTTTGCTACCGGCAGGTACCAAGGCCTTGGTTGATCCAAGCGAGGTCTCAAATACGGTTTCTGATGCCAAGTATGAACCAAGTATTCCAGAGGTACTGGACGCCGTTGCCTACCGTTTGACGGGTGCGCGATTGTTTCAAGCGCTACTGGACGCTCGCGCCAGTGAGCACTCCATGCGGATGATGGCTATGAAGAATGCGACGGATAATGCTTCTGACTTGGTGGATGATTTGACCTTGGCGATGAACAAGGCTCGTCAGGGTGCGATTACCCAGGAATTGGCAGAAATTTCCGGTGGTGTGGAGGCGATGGAACAATGA
- a CDS encoding ricin-type beta-trefoil lectin domain protein — MGADSKKTGFTLPTVLITSVIMLTLLLVAMQLAASYAAALRDRYYNQLAREAAESGLAYAVSCLRGNGMISPWGSKSLAPETNCAGDPEPGQANTVMHEGNIRTRFTVPPLGSTGGEVQQAYATGYVELLRPSGGVWKTYTRVLSLATGAQTRVDTLAFGYEGDLSGIQHKVFFATIDSAGRVRSVGANDRGQLGAGMISSAQPNPVRFNISQRAVSVHTNFVSVGGNVMVRDEHGNVYGAGKNDTGQLGAGYISPAISTPVRFGLPAGVKAVAVNAGWANFVLGNDKNIYAAGECTYGLLGTGDYSVTASNAKACANRSTPKRVALPTPNPSNPATIPTAHLVQDRYNTYVIMQNGAVYGWGANDYYQLARGSITSSSTPVKIGDFGDHGKPRAMQLAFDGSTLYILGNDGKVYGVGGSNYMKIGDKKLVIRWRFLNSRCMEATSANTVAPRPCNDSPQQQFEYTQQDQLKINGKCVENTAGDLVNIRLADCNPSAVIQRWVMRTHGSDRIFRRASSNHCLAANPTGTAMAIAAGCPSANKHLFFRVQTPVIRELGVPGFVQQISTDEMFASYRTSDGRVYSTGNNTHGVFGNSANHAKTFNWRNPYPVQFMLPAGVKAVDIWSTAYSGHVANLFVVGNDGKVYGAGTNANGQLGTGDRVNRNTPTVMQLFGSGPTAPRAKHVESGGGTTVIFTTDNRVYTVGNNNKGQLGDGTTTDSAVPILGRYTNVPIQEHLVF, encoded by the coding sequence ATGGGTGCGGACAGCAAAAAAACAGGATTTACCTTGCCAACAGTTCTCATCACCTCAGTAATTATGCTGACCTTACTTTTGGTGGCCATGCAGCTGGCTGCTTCATATGCAGCGGCGTTACGGGACCGGTATTATAACCAATTGGCGCGCGAAGCCGCTGAAAGTGGTCTGGCTTATGCTGTGTCTTGTTTGCGCGGCAATGGCATGATCTCGCCGTGGGGATCAAAAAGTCTAGCGCCAGAAACAAACTGTGCGGGTGATCCAGAGCCTGGCCAGGCAAACACTGTGATGCACGAGGGTAATATTCGAACGCGGTTCACGGTTCCCCCTCTCGGCTCGACTGGCGGCGAGGTCCAGCAGGCATACGCTACAGGTTATGTTGAGCTGCTACGACCAAGCGGCGGCGTCTGGAAAACCTATACTCGAGTTTTGTCATTGGCCACTGGAGCACAGACGCGTGTCGACACGTTGGCATTCGGGTACGAAGGTGACCTAAGTGGCATACAACACAAAGTATTTTTTGCCACCATCGACTCAGCTGGTCGTGTTCGATCAGTTGGTGCAAATGACCGTGGTCAATTGGGCGCGGGCATGATTTCATCAGCTCAGCCAAACCCGGTGAGATTTAATATTTCGCAGCGCGCCGTATCGGTGCACACTAACTTTGTGTCTGTCGGTGGTAATGTTATGGTTCGAGATGAGCACGGCAATGTCTATGGTGCTGGCAAAAATGATACTGGTCAATTGGGCGCGGGATATATCAGTCCGGCAATTTCAACACCAGTGAGGTTTGGTTTACCTGCTGGCGTCAAGGCCGTTGCGGTCAACGCTGGTTGGGCGAACTTTGTGCTGGGCAATGATAAAAATATCTACGCCGCTGGCGAATGTACGTATGGCTTGTTGGGTACTGGTGATTATTCGGTCACAGCATCAAACGCCAAAGCTTGTGCTAACCGGTCCACGCCAAAACGCGTCGCCTTGCCTACTCCAAATCCAAGCAATCCAGCAACCATTCCGACTGCTCATTTGGTGCAAGACCGATATAACACCTATGTCATTATGCAAAATGGCGCGGTTTATGGCTGGGGTGCAAATGATTATTATCAATTGGCAAGGGGCAGTATCACGAGTTCTTCGACACCCGTAAAAATTGGTGATTTTGGTGATCATGGCAAACCGCGTGCCATGCAGCTGGCGTTCGATGGTAGTACCTTGTATATTTTGGGTAACGACGGCAAGGTCTATGGTGTCGGTGGCTCAAACTATATGAAGATTGGTGATAAAAAATTAGTAATTCGCTGGCGGTTCCTGAATTCGCGCTGCATGGAAGCAACGAGCGCCAACACTGTGGCTCCTCGTCCTTGCAATGATAGTCCTCAACAACAATTTGAGTATACCCAGCAAGATCAACTCAAGATCAATGGTAAGTGTGTAGAGAACACCGCAGGCGACCTGGTCAATATACGATTGGCTGATTGTAATCCTTCAGCGGTGATTCAGCGGTGGGTAATGCGCACGCACGGGTCGGATCGTATCTTTCGCCGCGCTTCAAGTAACCACTGCTTGGCAGCCAATCCGACGGGTACGGCCATGGCCATAGCTGCTGGTTGTCCGTCGGCCAATAAACATTTGTTCTTTAGGGTACAGACGCCAGTTATTCGAGAATTGGGTGTTCCGGGCTTTGTGCAGCAAATTTCTACTGACGAGATGTTTGCCTCATATCGTACTTCTGATGGACGAGTATACAGTACTGGTAATAACACGCATGGCGTATTTGGTAACAGTGCTAATCACGCAAAGACGTTTAATTGGAGAAATCCATATCCAGTGCAGTTTATGCTACCTGCTGGCGTCAAGGCCGTTGATATCTGGTCGACGGCATACTCGGGGCATGTCGCTAACTTGTTCGTGGTTGGCAATGATGGTAAGGTCTATGGCGCTGGGACAAATGCTAATGGACAATTGGGCACTGGCGATAGGGTAAATCGTAACACGCCAACGGTCATGCAGTTATTCGGTAGTGGTCCAACTGCCCCTCGTGCTAAGCACGTGGAAAGTGGCGGCGGTACGACCGTGATCTTTACGACTGATAATCGTGTCTACACTGTCGGTAACAATAACAAGGGGCAGCTTGGTGACGGGACAACGACTGATTCGGCAGTTCCAATTTTGGGTCGTTACACGAATGTGCCAATCCAAGAACATCTCGTCTTCTAG
- a CDS encoding H(+)-transporting ATPase has translation MEALAFALTYAIPAAFAAIGAAMIGAAAMNAAGRNPEKINDLRTMMILGISFIDALAIIGFVAAIVGKVM, from the coding sequence ATGGAAGCATTAGCTTTTGCCTTAACTTACGCAATCCCAGCAGCCTTTGCAGCAATTGGTGCCGCAATGATCGGTGCCGCAGCGATGAACGCCGCAGGTCGCAACCCAGAGAAGATTAATGACTTGCGTACCATGATGATTCTTGGTATTTCATTCATCGACGCCTTGGCAATTATCGGTTTTGTGGCTGCCATCGTCGGCAAGGTTATGTAA
- a CDS encoding glutaredoxin family protein, with amino-acid sequence MSEDTATNHSAKVTVYSTSWCAFCHTEMEWLEKLGIDFIKKDIEAEPAAKEELLAKNGGNFQGVPVTDINGELVLGFDRPKLQDLLRKNGLLAD; translated from the coding sequence ATGAGCGAAGATACAGCAACCAACCACAGCGCCAAAGTAACCGTCTACAGCACTAGTTGGTGCGCATTTTGCCACACTGAAATGGAATGGTTGGAAAAACTGGGAATTGACTTCATCAAAAAAGATATCGAAGCGGAACCTGCGGCTAAAGAAGAACTACTAGCAAAAAACGGCGGTAATTTCCAAGGCGTGCCAGTCACCGACATTAACGGGGAACTAGTGCTTGGCTTTGACCGACCAAAGCTGCAAGACTTGCTGCGCAAGAACGGCTTGTTGGCTGATTAA
- a CDS encoding nucleoside 2-deoxyribosyltransferase: protein MKILVSASMRHADKFAALQELLEAAGYQATMPQTEERLTKRQYIDEHMSRLQDSNALLLANFDDERGDGYIGASCFFEAGWAFALGKPVYALRPIDAKSPFAEDLMAIDCTVINGDMSKIKGGIDE, encoded by the coding sequence ATGAAAATCCTAGTTTCAGCATCGATGCGCCATGCAGATAAATTCGCTGCATTGCAGGAGCTATTGGAAGCAGCAGGCTATCAGGCCACAATGCCTCAAACCGAGGAGCGCCTGACGAAGCGGCAGTATATTGATGAACACATGAGCCGATTGCAAGACAGCAATGCTTTGCTGCTGGCGAATTTTGATGATGAACGTGGCGATGGCTATATTGGTGCGTCGTGTTTCTTTGAGGCTGGCTGGGCATTTGCGCTCGGAAAGCCAGTGTACGCGCTACGCCCAATTGACGCAAAGTCGCCCTTTGCTGAAGATTTGATGGCAATTGATTGTACGGTGATAAATGGAGATATGAGCAAGATCAAAGGAGGAATTGATGAGTAA
- the atpA gene encoding F0F1 ATP synthase subunit alpha yields MSKIDVTELAKSLREKIAQLEATEGLEDAGVVIRVGDGVAWVHGLSKAGYSEVLEIETDGGVVEAFALNLMEDEIGAVILGGEEKVKAGASVRRKGAVLDVPVGEELLGRVVDPLGRPLDGGPAIKTKQRGLIERPAIGVMGRKSVHEPLMTGIMSIDAMFPIGRGQRELIIGDRQTGKTAIAIDTMINQARQKTGVVNVYVAIGQKLSKIARLVDRLKEEGVMEQTIVVATSPSDAASLLYLAPYAGTAMGEYFRDNGGHALMIYDDLTKHAVAYRQMSLLLRRPPGREAYPGDVFYLHSRLLERSAKLSDELGAGSLTALPIIETQAGDISAYIPTNVISITDGQIFLETDLFYQGIRPAISAGLSVSRVGGAAQTKAVKSVGGNLKLGLSQFRELASFAQFGSDLDDATKAQIDRGQRLTELLKQPQYQPMSVWEQFVSIHAVTSGAFDNVPVAKIKEAQAGLLTQLWNSTKDTMRELNKGAKPTDEQLQVIDEATQVAAKGFEE; encoded by the coding sequence ATGAGCAAGATTGATGTGACAGAACTAGCCAAAAGCCTGCGGGAAAAAATCGCGCAGCTGGAGGCGACGGAAGGACTAGAGGACGCTGGTGTGGTCATCCGTGTCGGTGACGGCGTGGCGTGGGTGCACGGCCTCAGTAAAGCTGGCTATAGCGAAGTGCTAGAAATTGAAACTGATGGTGGCGTAGTGGAAGCATTCGCCCTGAACTTAATGGAAGACGAAATCGGTGCGGTGATCCTCGGCGGTGAAGAAAAAGTCAAGGCTGGCGCCAGCGTCCGACGCAAGGGTGCGGTGCTGGATGTGCCAGTTGGCGAGGAGCTGCTCGGCCGGGTGGTTGACCCGCTTGGTCGGCCGCTCGATGGTGGACCAGCCATCAAGACGAAGCAGCGTGGGCTGATTGAACGGCCAGCCATCGGCGTGATGGGCCGTAAGTCAGTGCATGAGCCACTGATGACCGGTATCATGTCAATTGACGCCATGTTCCCAATCGGTCGCGGGCAGCGTGAGCTGATCATCGGCGACCGTCAGACGGGAAAAACGGCCATTGCCATCGACACCATGATCAACCAGGCGCGGCAAAAGACTGGCGTGGTGAACGTCTACGTGGCGATTGGGCAGAAATTATCAAAGATTGCCCGGTTGGTTGACCGCCTGAAAGAAGAAGGCGTGATGGAGCAAACCATCGTGGTGGCGACCAGCCCGTCGGACGCAGCTTCCCTGTTGTACTTGGCACCATATGCTGGTACCGCCATGGGTGAATATTTCCGCGACAACGGCGGTCACGCACTGATGATTTATGACGATTTGACCAAGCACGCCGTGGCCTACCGCCAGATGTCGCTCTTGCTCCGTCGTCCACCGGGACGCGAGGCCTATCCTGGTGATGTCTTCTACCTGCACTCTCGCCTGCTGGAGCGTTCAGCTAAGTTGTCAGATGAATTGGGTGCTGGCTCACTGACTGCCCTGCCGATCATCGAGACGCAGGCTGGTGACATCTCGGCGTACATCCCGACCAACGTGATTTCCATCACCGACGGTCAGATTTTTCTGGAAACTGATTTGTTCTACCAAGGTATTCGTCCGGCTATCTCTGCTGGTCTATCGGTCTCCCGTGTCGGTGGTGCTGCCCAGACTAAGGCGGTTAAATCGGTTGGTGGTAACTTGAAGCTCGGTCTTTCACAGTTCCGTGAATTGGCGTCGTTTGCGCAATTTGGCTCGGATCTGGATGACGCGACCAAGGCACAAATTGACCGTGGTCAGCGCCTGACTGAGCTACTGAAGCAGCCGCAGTACCAGCCAATGAGCGTCTGGGAACAATTTGTTAGCATCCACGCGGTGACCAGCGGTGCCTTTGACAATGTGCCAGTTGCCAAGATCAAGGAAGCGCAGGCTGGTCTATTGACGCAACTTTGGAATAGCACTAAAGACACCATGCGTGAATTGAACAAGGGCGCCAAGCCAACTGACGAGCAACTCCAGGTCATTGACGAGGCAACGCAGGTGGCAGCGAAAGGCTTTGAGGAGTAA
- a CDS encoding F0F1 ATP synthase subunit A, whose protein sequence is MIHQFASSLHISVKADEILQVGGISITNSHLLGALGLLVLLWIMLRTRAAALGKKKPNFVTRLVNWTFDGLYGTVKQVIQDDVWAARVAPLTITIFFFVIAQYWLGLLPFVGPVTVGEHSTPLFRGGVADLNMTFGLAIITIIAAQVYAFRYLGFRGNMGRYFVNPLKDPIMSFVGILELVAEFSRLLGLSFRLFGNVLAGEVLLIMIAYLTKYASPAMLQPFYLFELFIGGIQAYIFFMLSTVFISLGLTPHGDHNESSHAHVHSPVDISKKMTENENK, encoded by the coding sequence ATGATACACCAGTTTGCAAGCAGTCTGCATATTTCAGTGAAAGCAGATGAAATATTACAGGTTGGCGGTATTTCCATCACTAACTCTCACCTGTTGGGTGCTTTGGGGCTATTAGTTTTGCTGTGGATTATGCTGCGAACACGCGCGGCAGCACTGGGTAAAAAGAAGCCTAACTTTGTGACACGTTTGGTTAACTGGACGTTTGATGGTTTGTATGGCACGGTCAAACAGGTCATCCAAGATGATGTTTGGGCGGCGCGAGTGGCACCATTGACCATCACGATATTTTTCTTTGTGATAGCACAGTACTGGCTGGGGCTGCTGCCTTTCGTTGGTCCTGTGACAGTTGGAGAGCACAGCACTCCCCTGTTTCGTGGCGGTGTAGCTGATTTGAACATGACGTTTGGCCTGGCTATCATCACTATCATTGCGGCGCAAGTCTATGCGTTCCGCTACTTGGGATTCCGTGGCAATATGGGGCGATATTTCGTCAATCCGCTGAAAGATCCAATCATGTCATTTGTTGGTATTTTGGAGTTGGTAGCAGAGTTCTCGCGCTTGCTGGGACTGAGCTTTCGTCTGTTCGGTAATGTGCTGGCGGGCGAAGTGCTGCTGATCATGATTGCTTACCTGACAAAGTACGCTTCACCGGCAATGTTGCAGCCGTTCTATCTGTTCGAGCTATTTATCGGCGGTATTCAGGCATATATTTTCTTTATGTTGTCGACGGTATTTATTTCCCTGGGACTCACTCCTCACGGTGACCATAACGAGTCCAGCCATGCGCATGTTCATTCCCCTGTTGATATTTCAAAGAAAATGACAGAGAATGAAAATAAGTAG
- the atpF gene encoding F0F1 ATP synthase subunit B, with amino-acid sequence MERLVTQFASAEAHAADKADLFGSLGIDWKLLALQSVAFLILLFVLSKWVYPPLAAMLDKREKDLRTAEKAAKSARENADKTEKMINASMRKARAEAREIVTSARSEAAEIVEAAAKKAEARADGIIEAARTEIAGEVAAARQALHNETLQLVAEATGTLVNEKLDAKKDGKLIEKALKEAR; translated from the coding sequence GTGGAAAGATTGGTAACACAATTTGCGAGTGCTGAAGCTCACGCAGCTGATAAGGCTGATTTGTTTGGTTCTTTGGGAATCGATTGGAAGCTGTTGGCGCTGCAGTCGGTAGCATTTTTGATATTGCTATTTGTATTGAGCAAATGGGTATATCCGCCACTAGCAGCAATGCTGGACAAGCGTGAAAAGGATCTTCGGACGGCTGAAAAAGCTGCCAAATCAGCGCGTGAAAATGCTGACAAGACGGAAAAAATGATCAACGCCTCAATGCGCAAGGCACGAGCAGAAGCGCGTGAGATTGTCACTTCCGCCAGGAGTGAGGCAGCGGAAATCGTTGAAGCCGCAGCCAAGAAAGCTGAAGCACGAGCGGACGGCATCATTGAAGCGGCCCGAACAGAAATTGCTGGCGAAGTTGCGGCTGCGCGCCAAGCTTTGCATAACGAAACATTGCAATTAGTGGCTGAAGCGACCGGCACCTTGGTGAACGAGAAATTGGACGCTAAAAAAGACGGCAAATTGATTGAGAAAGCTTTGAAGGAGGCGCGCTAA
- the atpD gene encoding F0F1 ATP synthase subunit beta: MSKTLGKIIQIVGVVVDVEFPRDVKLPAIYDALHVKNGKETLVLEVAQHLDEHTVRTIALSSTDGLARGADVVATGAPISVPVGAETQGRMFNVVGEAIDEKPQPKGKTAPIHRPAPDLSEQSNKTEILETGIKVVDLIAPLAKGGKAGLFAGAGVGKTVLITELINNIAKFHSGNSVFAGVGERTREGNDLYYEMEEAGVLDKTSLVFGQMNEPPGARLRVALSGLAMAEAFRDEGKDVLLFIDNIYRYTQAGAEVSALLGRLPSAVGYQPNLQQEMGALQERITSTKKGSITSVQAVYVPADDLTDPAPATTFAHLDATIVMNRALTEIGIYPAVDVLDSSSNSLDPEIVGEEHYRVAREVQRVLQQYKELQDIIAILGMEELSDDQKQIVARARRIQRFLAQPFHVAEKFTGNPGVYVKLEDTIRDAADILAGKYDDKPESWFYMVQGTLADQVARDAESAKQAEAKKD; encoded by the coding sequence ATGAGTAAAACACTAGGAAAAATTATTCAAATCGTTGGCGTGGTGGTCGATGTGGAGTTTCCACGCGATGTTAAATTGCCGGCAATTTATGATGCGTTACATGTCAAGAACGGCAAAGAGACGTTGGTACTGGAAGTAGCACAGCATCTCGACGAGCACACCGTGCGAACTATTGCGCTGTCGTCGACTGACGGGTTGGCTCGCGGTGCGGACGTGGTGGCGACTGGTGCGCCGATTTCTGTGCCAGTGGGCGCCGAGACCCAGGGGCGCATGTTCAACGTGGTTGGTGAAGCTATTGACGAGAAACCGCAGCCAAAGGGCAAAACTGCGCCAATTCACCGCCCTGCTCCGGATCTGTCTGAGCAGTCCAACAAGACGGAGATTTTGGAAACTGGAATTAAGGTTGTCGACCTCATCGCACCGCTGGCCAAAGGTGGTAAAGCTGGTCTGTTCGCCGGTGCTGGTGTCGGTAAAACTGTCCTGATCACCGAGCTAATCAACAATATCGCTAAGTTCCACTCTGGTAACTCGGTCTTTGCCGGCGTTGGTGAGCGTACCCGCGAAGGAAATGACCTGTACTATGAGATGGAAGAAGCGGGCGTGTTGGACAAGACTTCGCTGGTGTTTGGCCAGATGAACGAGCCGCCTGGAGCGCGTTTGCGCGTGGCACTGTCGGGTCTGGCGATGGCTGAAGCCTTTCGTGACGAAGGTAAGGACGTGCTGCTGTTTATCGACAATATTTACCGCTACACGCAGGCTGGTGCTGAGGTGTCGGCGCTGCTGGGCCGACTGCCAAGCGCTGTGGGCTATCAGCCAAACTTGCAGCAAGAAATGGGTGCGTTGCAGGAGCGTATTACTTCGACGAAAAAGGGTTCGATTACCTCTGTTCAGGCGGTGTATGTGCCAGCTGACGACTTGACCGACCCAGCGCCGGCCACGACCTTCGCCCACCTGGATGCGACCATCGTGATGAACCGTGCCCTGACGGAAATTGGTATCTATCCGGCCGTCGATGTGTTGGATTCTAGCTCTAATTCGTTGGATCCAGAAATCGTCGGTGAGGAGCATTACCGCGTGGCGCGCGAAGTTCAGCGAGTGCTGCAGCAGTACAAGGAATTGCAGGATATCATCGCCATCCTTGGTATGGAAGAATTGTCGGACGACCAGAAGCAAATCGTCGCTCGGGCTCGCCGCATCCAGCGCTTCCTGGCGCAGCCATTCCACGTGGCTGAGAAATTTACTGGCAACCCTGGCGTGTACGTCAAGCTGGAAGATACCATTCGCGACGCTGCCGACATCTTGGCTGGTAAATACGACGACAAGCCGGAAAGCTGGTTCTACATGGTGCAAGGCACTTTGGCCGACCAAGTAGCTCGCGACGCCGAAAGCGCAAAGCAAGCAGAGGCGAAGAAGGACTAG
- the atpC gene encoding ATP synthase F1 subunit epsilon, whose product MNLKLVTLGGIKLDEMVYSVTIPTIDGEISVLPSHEPLVTVARDGVITVRRTKETQEEEFFAISGGVVEIDQTGVRILVDEADHGDDIIEAETQAALERAIAARDNADDQIEREKAKQLIDRHLVRLKVADLQRHKRRR is encoded by the coding sequence ATGAATTTGAAGCTGGTAACGCTCGGTGGTATCAAGCTGGATGAGATGGTCTATTCGGTAACCATCCCGACCATTGACGGCGAGATTTCGGTGCTGCCGAGCCACGAGCCACTGGTGACGGTGGCGAGGGACGGCGTCATCACTGTCCGCCGCACTAAGGAGACGCAGGAAGAAGAATTCTTTGCTATCTCCGGCGGTGTGGTGGAAATTGATCAGACAGGCGTGCGGATTTTGGTTGACGAGGCTGATCACGGCGACGACATCATTGAAGCAGAAACTCAGGCGGCATTGGAGCGAGCCATTGCAGCCCGTGACAACGCCGACGACCAAATAGAGCGCGAGAAAGCCAAACAGCTTATCGACCGACACTTGGTGCGGTTGAAGGTAGCTGATTTGCAGCGGCACAAGCGACGACGCTAA
- a CDS encoding F0F1 ATP synthase subunit delta yields the protein MPARTSRRKLARYVAERLMNNDVTVVDEVAALLSHEKRQREVDLLVRDIQAELAERGLTVATVESARALTNEARSAIMTLLKKPQTVVQLSEVVRPELIGGFKLRTPTATLDATIAKKLNDLRAKKI from the coding sequence ATGCCTGCACGAACGTCGCGTCGCAAATTGGCTCGGTATGTGGCTGAACGATTGATGAACAACGATGTGACGGTTGTGGATGAGGTGGCAGCGCTGCTAAGTCATGAAAAACGTCAGCGTGAAGTTGACTTGTTGGTACGCGACATTCAAGCAGAACTAGCGGAGCGTGGCTTAACGGTGGCGACGGTTGAATCAGCGCGAGCATTGACGAATGAGGCGCGTTCGGCCATCATGACGCTACTCAAGAAGCCTCAGACGGTTGTTCAATTGAGCGAAGTTGTTCGCCCAGAACTCATCGGTGGCTTCAAACTACGGACGCCAACCGCAACGCTGGACGCGACGATTGCCAAGAAATTAAACGACTTGCGGGCGAAGAAAATCTAG